AGAAATACTTCTTAAATCAAAAATCGTTAATCCTTGTTCTTAAATCAAATAGCTAATTATCAATACTTAACAGTAAATTGAACGAAATAAAAAATTAAACAATCGTGATTTCATTCACCCCAACCTTAGGGCCTGTTACGAAATAACCTTTACATTTTGATATTATGATTATTCTTGTAGATAAGAATGACAAAAAAACAGGGCAAATATCCAAGCTAGAAGCCCATTTAAAAGGATTATTGCATAGAGCTTTTTCTGTTTTCATTTTTAATTCTCACGGAGAGATATTAATGCAACAAAGAGCCTTTGACAAATATCACACACCGGGATTATGGACAAACACATGTTGCAGTCATCCGAAGCCGGATGAAAACACACTATCTGCTGCAAACAGAAGATTATCGGAAGAAATGGGACTGAAAACTGAACTTAAATATCTTTTCAAATTTCAATACTATGCAAAATTTAACAATAACCTGACAGAAAATGAAATTGATCATATATTTATCGGTTATTCAGATGAACTGCCGAAAATTAATAAACATGAAGTAAATGATTATAAGTATATGAAACCCTCTGAAATAATTATAGAAATAAAAACAAATCCTGAAAACTATACAATTTGGTTCAGATTAATATTTGAAAAATTGATTAATGAAAATGAATTTTAGAACTCCATGCCCCATGTGTTGATTATGAGCTAATTATAGCAATTATTTCGTAAAATAGAATCGTTGTATTTTAGTATTCTGTCCGCAGCCTTTAGCTGTCTGCTTGCCGGACTGAAGACTGTGGACTGAAGACTTTTTTAAAAAATATAATTTATGATTTTTGCAACAATTGTAATTACAAAGAGTCAAGGCCGGATACTTCTACTTTTTCTTTTTTGACAACTTTTTATGAATGGCATTTGCTGCAATTCTTCCTGCACCCATAGCTTCTATCACAGTTGCTGAACCGGTTACAATATCACCGCCTGCGTAAACAAATTCTTTTGAAGTTTCCATTGTTTTCTCATTAACTTCTATATAACCTCTTTTATTTCTTTTAATACCGTTTGCTGATTGAAAAATGGTTGGATTAGGGCCTGTACCGATAGCAACTATAACCAGATCACATTCAATAATAAAGTTTGAATCTTCAATCGGAACAGGACGTCTTCTTCCGGATGAATCAGGCTCGCCTAATTTCATTTGAATGCACTCCATTGCTTTAACTTTATTACTGTCTGTTCCTATGTATTTTATCGGATTAGTTAACAATTTAAATTTTATACCTTCTTCTTCGGCATGCCTCACTTCTTCATGTCGTGCCGGCAATTCTTGCCTTGATCTTCTGTAAACAATTGTAACTTCTCTTGTTCCTGTTCTTAATGCAGTTCTTGCACAATCCATGGCTACATTACCGCCCCCGATTACAACTAATTTATTTGCTTTGGGCATTGGAGTGTCATATTCAGGAAATTTATATGCTCTCATCAAATTCATTCTCGTAAGATATTCATTCGATGAAAAAATATTAATTAAGCTCTCCCCTTCTAATCCCATAAACCATGGCAATCCGGCACCTACTGCAACAAAAACAGCATCAAAATTTTCTAATAATTCATCAACTGTATATAAACTTCCGATAATATGATTAAGTTCAAATCTCACTCCCATTTCTTTTAAATAATTTATCTCAAACTGCACAATAGATTTGGGCAGTCTGAATTCGGGGATGCCGTACGTTAAGACACCGCCGGTTTCGTGCAATGCTTCATAGACAGTTACACCATAACCTCGTTGAATCAA
The sequence above is a segment of the Bacteroidales bacterium genome. Coding sequences within it:
- the idi gene encoding isopentenyl-diphosphate Delta-isomerase, whose product is MIILVDKNDKKTGQISKLEAHLKGLLHRAFSVFIFNSHGEILMQQRAFDKYHTPGLWTNTCCSHPKPDENTLSAANRRLSEEMGLKTELKYLFKFQYYAKFNNNLTENEIDHIFIGYSDELPKINKHEVNDYKYMKPSEIIIEIKTNPENYTIWFRLIFEKLINENEF
- the gltA gene encoding NADPH-dependent glutamate synthase; this encodes MPEQDQKIRATNFQEVPFGLTSELTQLEAGRCLQCKDAKCIEGCPVNIDIPGFIKLIRDDKFDEAAKKIKEKNVLPAICGRVCPQESQCEKYCIVGIKDKPVAIGHLERFIADYERKMDLVKVPFIKKKLNKKVAVVGSGPGGLTVASDLIQRGYGVTVYEALHETGGVLTYGIPEFRLPKSIVQFEINYLKEMGVRFELNHIIGSLYTVDELLENFDAVFVAVGAGLPWFMGLEGESLINIFSSNEYLTRMNLMRAYKFPEYDTPMPKANKLVVIGGGNVAMDCARTALRTGTREVTIVYRRSRQELPARHEEVRHAEEEGIKFKLLTNPIKYIGTDSNKVKAMECIQMKLGEPDSSGRRRPVPIEDSNFIIECDLVIVAIGTGPNPTIFQSANGIKRNKRGYIEVNEKTMETSKEFVYAGGDIVTGSATVIEAMGAGRIAANAIHKKLSKKKK